One genomic window of Ziziphus jujuba cultivar Dongzao chromosome 4, ASM3175591v1 includes the following:
- the LOC125421941 gene encoding uncharacterized protein LOC125421941, with protein MFHVYKNPSQNSLRHVIFENPNMENIKESSDQRGKRDTELGDDYMHMVLFTAGTALLMACLKRALMVFLLEQWRAWVFLLLNLVLLAILFTSSFSNSKLGQERDNAEVVVKKIERKKKKKQCRCWSEQLVESCKDCQQKCWRSSSISDGNERSTCLEEDMEVNHPKAYKEEDMEDSRTYEEEDVEAPNLSKEELNERAEAFIVMFRQHLVSDARKGGKPFL; from the coding sequence ATGTTTCATGTCTATAAAAACCCATCTCAGAACTCTCTCAGGCACGTTATTTTTGAAAACCCCAATATGGAGAACATCAAAGAGAGTAGTGatcagagaggaaaaagggacaCAGAGCTTGGAGATGATTATATGCATATGGTTTTGTTCACAGCAGGAACAGCTTTGTTAATGGCTTGTTTGAAACGAGCATTAATGGTGTTTCTTTTAGAGCAGTGGCGAGCAtgggtttttcttcttctcaacCTTGTCCTCTTAGCTATTCTCTTCACTTCCTCTTTTTCCAACTCAAAACTGGGCCAGGAAAGAGACAATGCAGAGGTGGTGGTGAAGAAAattgaaaggaagaagaaaaagaaacaatgtAGATGCTGGTCGGAACAACTTGTTGAATCATGCAAAGATTGCCAACAGAAATGTTGGAGATCATCATCAATAAGTGATGGGAACGAGAGATCTACTTGCTTAGAGGAAGATATGGAGGTTAATCATCCTAAGGCATACAAAGAGGAAGATATGGAAGATTCTAGGACATACGAAGAAGAAGATGTGGAAGCTCCTAATTTATCTAAGGAGGAGTTGAATGAGAGAGCTGAAgcttttattgttatgtttagaCAGCATTTGGTCTCCGATGCAAGGAAAGGTGGAAAACCTTTTCTTTGA